Proteins encoded within one genomic window of Amycolatopsis nigrescens CSC17Ta-90:
- a CDS encoding class I adenylate-forming enzyme family protein: protein MGVLFDECVEQGAATTVRLDRPFDIAPDGGLHYDLAGLAELVRAASGWLLAAGAGPGDRIAIAKDNHWDYDLLACAAVRLGAVPAQLSGQLPAEALGELLKRLEPAVLVTTARLLRSGRESGVDLGSLARRVLSLDDQEPGALVLDDVRGTRPPAPRRPVRGEPLVINHTSGTTGVPKLVVHSTGTIIGKLACLESHRLPVVGVRRDDTVANASAFAHGRTFCWTASVCCLAPRRIVVLTGADPATADPVLRADPPTIVEALPSTFVRFQPLLSRLDNPFRDVRLFVSTYDAMHPPTVRAYLAASARRRPLWMQGWGQTETGPLTFRFLTRKALERRDRHPTTRNLGRPIPVRTRLRVVHPETFAPVPRGQAGLVLARTPARCLGYVGEEQRWAAKQTGNWWNTGDLGQRNRDGTVLFLDREVDGLPELSCLETEDLLEDRLPGAIECVVLGVPDGPPLPVVVTEDGEQDPREWARAVRDLPKYLPELAEPVTLTWDEVPRTGTGKVRRLALLAALTGRAEPPGTGRWT from the coding sequence ATGGGCGTGCTCTTCGACGAGTGCGTCGAGCAGGGCGCCGCTACCACGGTGCGGCTGGACCGGCCGTTCGACATCGCACCGGACGGCGGGCTGCACTACGACCTGGCGGGGCTCGCGGAACTGGTCCGTGCGGCGTCCGGCTGGCTGCTCGCGGCCGGTGCCGGGCCAGGCGACCGGATCGCGATCGCCAAGGACAACCACTGGGACTACGACCTGCTGGCCTGCGCGGCGGTCCGGCTGGGCGCGGTGCCGGCCCAGCTGTCCGGGCAGCTGCCGGCCGAGGCGCTGGGCGAACTGCTCAAGCGGCTGGAGCCCGCCGTGCTGGTCACCACCGCCCGGCTGTTGCGCTCCGGCCGGGAGTCCGGCGTGGACCTGGGCTCGCTGGCTCGCCGGGTGCTCAGCCTGGACGACCAGGAACCCGGCGCGCTCGTGCTCGACGACGTCCGCGGCACCCGCCCGCCCGCGCCGAGACGGCCGGTGCGCGGGGAGCCGTTGGTGATCAACCACACCTCCGGCACCACCGGGGTGCCGAAGCTGGTGGTGCACTCCACCGGCACGATCATCGGGAAGCTGGCCTGCCTGGAATCCCACCGGCTGCCGGTTGTCGGCGTGCGGCGGGACGACACGGTGGCCAACGCCAGCGCTTTCGCGCACGGCCGGACGTTCTGCTGGACGGCGAGCGTGTGCTGCCTGGCCCCGCGCCGGATCGTGGTGCTCACCGGCGCGGACCCGGCGACCGCCGATCCGGTGCTGCGGGCCGACCCGCCGACGATCGTGGAGGCGCTGCCGTCCACCTTCGTCCGGTTCCAGCCGCTGCTTTCCCGGCTGGACAACCCTTTCCGGGACGTCCGGCTGTTCGTCAGCACCTACGACGCGATGCACCCGCCCACCGTGCGGGCGTACCTGGCCGCCTCGGCGCGCCGGCGTCCACTGTGGATGCAGGGCTGGGGGCAGACCGAGACCGGGCCGCTGACCTTCCGGTTCCTGACGCGCAAAGCGCTGGAACGCCGGGACCGGCACCCGACCACTCGCAACCTGGGCCGGCCCATCCCGGTGCGGACCCGGCTCCGGGTGGTGCACCCGGAAACCTTCGCCCCGGTGCCGAGGGGACAGGCCGGGCTGGTGCTGGCGCGTACGCCGGCCCGCTGCCTCGGTTACGTCGGGGAGGAACAGCGGTGGGCCGCCAAGCAGACCGGGAACTGGTGGAACACCGGGGATCTCGGCCAGCGCAACCGCGACGGCACGGTGCTGTTCCTGGACCGCGAGGTGGACGGGCTGCCGGAGTTGAGCTGCCTGGAGACCGAAGACCTGTTGGAGGACCGGCTGCCGGGCGCGATCGAGTGCGTGGTGCTCGGCGTGCCGGACGGGCCGCCGCTGCCGGTTGTGGTCACCGAGGACGGCGAGCAGGACCCCCGCGAATGGGCACGCGCCGTCCGTGACCTCCCCAAGTACCTGCCCGAGCTGGCCGAACCGGTGACGCTGACCTGGGACGAGGTGCCCCGCACCGGGACCGGCAAAGTCCGTCGGCTCGCGCTACTGGCCGCGCTGACCGGGCGGGCGGAGCCGCCCGGCACCGGGCGCTG
- a CDS encoding DegT/DnrJ/EryC1/StrS family aminotransferase, with product MELPFFPADQFGADRSLLLEVIREIGLDAEQRFILGRHTAAFERMLGDSLGVADVVACGSGTSALTMVLRAMEVGAGDEVVVPAFGCAPLAASVLNAGATPVFADILPHTMVVDPAAMAALIGPRTKVLMPAHMFSVLADLPRIEELAARHGVRLLEDSAVAQGAVLRGRPAGTWGDAGVFSFVQVKSFGMPGEGGAVVTGDPALGEAVRLLRNHGQDGVHRFVHHRIGYNSRFDEIQAAFQLRRYAGFPARLARRARIAEYYTERFAGLREAGVLPPPSGRDGRCYYVYCLLCERRDELKEWLAERGIGAHVYYPLPLPRQAAFAAHAMPGQQWPNAEHASARILALPVYPQLSDAEVECIADAVCEFAMRHAALPTP from the coding sequence CTGGAACTCCCGTTCTTTCCGGCCGATCAGTTCGGCGCGGACCGGAGCCTGCTGCTGGAGGTGATCCGCGAGATCGGGCTGGACGCCGAGCAGCGGTTCATCCTGGGCCGGCACACCGCCGCCTTCGAGCGGATGCTGGGCGATTCGCTGGGTGTCGCCGACGTGGTGGCCTGCGGCAGCGGAACCTCGGCGCTGACCATGGTGCTGCGGGCGATGGAGGTCGGTGCCGGGGACGAGGTGGTGGTGCCCGCCTTCGGCTGCGCACCGCTCGCGGCCAGCGTGCTGAACGCCGGTGCCACCCCGGTCTTCGCGGACATCCTGCCGCACACCATGGTGGTCGACCCGGCCGCGATGGCGGCGCTGATCGGCCCGCGGACCAAGGTGCTGATGCCGGCGCACATGTTCTCCGTGCTGGCCGACCTGCCCAGGATCGAGGAGCTCGCGGCCCGGCACGGAGTCCGGTTGCTGGAGGACTCCGCGGTGGCGCAGGGTGCCGTGCTGCGCGGGCGGCCTGCCGGAACCTGGGGCGACGCCGGGGTTTTCTCGTTCGTGCAGGTTAAGTCCTTCGGCATGCCGGGGGAGGGCGGCGCGGTGGTCACCGGGGATCCCGCGCTCGGCGAGGCGGTGCGCCTGCTGCGCAACCACGGTCAGGACGGCGTGCACCGGTTCGTGCACCACCGGATCGGCTACAACAGCCGGTTCGACGAGATCCAGGCGGCCTTCCAGCTGCGGCGGTACGCAGGGTTCCCGGCCAGGCTGGCCAGGCGCGCCCGGATCGCCGAGTACTACACCGAACGGTTCGCCGGGCTGCGCGAGGCCGGGGTGCTGCCGCCGCCGTCGGGCCGGGACGGGCGCTGCTACTACGTCTACTGCCTGCTGTGCGAACGCCGCGACGAGCTCAAGGAATGGCTCGCGGAACGCGGGATCGGCGCGCATGTCTACTACCCGCTGCCGCTGCCCCGGCAGGCCGCGTTCGCCGCACACGCCATGCCCGGTCAGCAGTGGCCGAACGCCGAGCACGCCAGCGCCCGGATCCTGGCGCTGCCGGTCTACCCACAGCTGTCCGACGCCGAGGTCGAGTGCATCGCGGACGCGGTCTGCGAGTTCGCCATGCGGCACGCGGCGTTGCCGACCCCTTGA
- a CDS encoding class I SAM-dependent methyltransferase, with protein sequence MRSIVEEAGPITDEDLAREWHRRAERDGLARVMRASQSRVLNTRVTALTRRLVGDYLGVVAAELGQPVRSALEIGCGVGRLTPTLARHAGQVTAVDMTPRMLDEARASCAFLSNVEFMLAWAEQIPWRAKRFDVSVSVWTLMHVLDQDRLAKICRALATSSRYLVLIEYEHAGVAASRWCRVRSLEEYLALLPGSRLVARRGLDYGGDRSAAALIGFAEQGAL encoded by the coding sequence TTGCGATCGATTGTGGAAGAAGCCGGTCCCATCACCGACGAGGATCTGGCGCGAGAATGGCACCGCCGCGCCGAGCGTGACGGCCTGGCGCGGGTGATGCGGGCGTCCCAGTCACGGGTGCTGAACACGCGGGTCACCGCGCTGACCAGAAGGCTGGTCGGAGACTATCTCGGGGTGGTGGCCGCGGAGCTGGGGCAGCCGGTGCGGTCCGCGCTGGAGATCGGCTGCGGGGTGGGCAGGCTGACCCCCACCCTCGCGCGGCACGCCGGGCAGGTGACCGCGGTGGACATGACCCCGCGCATGCTTGACGAGGCAAGGGCGAGCTGCGCATTTCTCTCCAATGTGGAGTTCATGCTGGCGTGGGCCGAGCAGATTCCCTGGCGGGCCAAGCGGTTCGACGTCAGTGTCAGCGTCTGGACACTGATGCACGTGCTCGATCAGGACCGGCTGGCGAAGATCTGCCGGGCACTGGCGACGTCGAGCCGGTACCTGGTGCTGATCGAATACGAGCACGCCGGGGTGGCGGCCAGCCGGTGGTGCCGGGTGCGTTCGCTGGAGGAGTACCTGGCGCTGCTGCCCGGTTCGCGGCTGGTGGCGCGCCGCGGCCTCGACTACGGCGGCGACCGCTCGGCCGCCGCGCTGATCGGTTTCGCGGAGCAGGGAGCGTTGTGA
- a CDS encoding UbiA family prenyltransferase, protein MTSGTEARRGAVKGPRPESKLRSYTRLAKLDVYDYYLSILVVLSAVLLPLAAFDSRVLPTLVVFLAGEILVTAAMVALDDVTGYHDGSDAANYGPDTPTRRLLRKPLIAGTLTPAEALRFAWLAVAAGGALWVLAVLLSPNRPLWTLVLIVVTFVLMPQYSYGIKLSYRGFQELFLVALGVALVLAPYGLVAGQFSGFVLVQALIFGMGPLLFGVYSNTNDIAGDRAVGRPTVAVLASPKGNARFVFALSVAEFAFGALGSLTGLAPWWFVLVMLPATAMRAMQYRMGFPGGDIMSARKLGFRVHRLNAALLIVANLIQAGA, encoded by the coding sequence ATGACCAGTGGCACGGAAGCCCGCCGCGGCGCGGTCAAGGGGCCGCGACCGGAGAGCAAGCTGCGCAGCTACACCCGGCTGGCCAAGCTGGACGTGTACGACTACTACCTGAGCATCCTGGTGGTGCTGTCGGCGGTGCTGCTGCCGCTGGCCGCCTTCGACTCGCGGGTGCTGCCCACGCTGGTGGTGTTCCTGGCCGGCGAGATCCTGGTGACCGCCGCGATGGTGGCGCTGGACGACGTGACCGGATACCACGACGGCAGCGACGCGGCCAACTACGGGCCGGACACCCCGACCAGGCGGCTGCTGCGCAAGCCGTTGATCGCCGGCACGCTGACCCCGGCCGAGGCGCTCCGGTTCGCCTGGCTGGCCGTGGCGGCCGGTGGCGCGCTGTGGGTGCTGGCGGTGCTGCTATCCCCGAATCGTCCATTATGGACTCTCGTGTTGATCGTGGTCACCTTCGTGCTGATGCCGCAGTACTCCTACGGGATCAAGCTGAGCTACCGCGGGTTCCAGGAGCTGTTCCTGGTGGCGCTCGGGGTGGCGCTGGTGCTCGCCCCGTACGGGCTGGTGGCCGGGCAGTTCTCCGGTTTCGTGCTGGTGCAGGCGCTGATCTTCGGGATGGGCCCGCTGCTGTTCGGGGTCTACTCGAACACCAATGACATCGCGGGCGACCGTGCGGTCGGCCGGCCGACGGTCGCGGTGCTGGCCTCGCCGAAGGGCAACGCCAGGTTCGTCTTCGCGCTGTCGGTCGCCGAATTCGCCTTCGGTGCGCTCGGCTCGCTGACCGGGCTCGCGCCGTGGTGGTTCGTGCTGGTGATGCTGCCGGCCACCGCGATGCGCGCGATGCAGTACCGGATGGGCTTCCCCGGCGGGGACATCATGAGCGCCCGCAAGCTCGGTTTCCGGGTGCACCGGCTCAACGCGGCGCTGCTGATCGTGGCGAACCTGATCCAGGCCGGTGCCTGA
- a CDS encoding FAD-dependent oxidoreductase, with product MGHDLDVAVVGAGIGGLAAATELRRAGLSVRVYESTHRVGGRMASFRHQGYTVDEGAEQLSAKGYRATWELLRRLDFPLSDVPKIGKAIAVWRNDRAQPGVSDPGGLLTGAGLSVRARLDLARFLVWTGRRHREFDADRPEHTPLGERTVAEYLRSRHPDLHDYLFQPVAGGFFGWDTARSAAAPFACLMREVGNASGWLTYADGMDTLARRLAERLDVRTGSEVHQVVAGPDSARLVLDEGTVTARSVLLCVPAPVAARIYVNPPAAEAEFLAACTFTPMLKVSCLLDRPLAPESSRPIYALLTPSAEDEVLSGLIIDHAKHPARAPAGAGLLSLMAAPGAIPGLFGASDADVIGRLTERAERYVPGLAMATRKNFVHRIRHGLPEATPAALRLRAGFAARPNGPVDYAGDWVLLRPSSEGAVRAAALAASRVLSRNVPVRAREAV from the coding sequence ATGGGCCACGACCTGGACGTGGCGGTGGTAGGTGCCGGGATTGGCGGGCTCGCCGCCGCGACCGAGTTGCGGCGGGCCGGACTGTCGGTGCGGGTGTACGAGTCGACGCACCGGGTCGGCGGGCGGATGGCCAGCTTCCGGCACCAGGGTTACACCGTGGACGAAGGCGCCGAGCAACTGTCCGCGAAGGGCTACCGCGCCACCTGGGAGCTGCTGCGCCGGCTGGACTTTCCGTTGTCCGACGTGCCGAAGATCGGCAAGGCCATCGCGGTCTGGCGCAACGATCGCGCCCAGCCCGGCGTCTCGGACCCCGGCGGCCTGCTCACCGGCGCCGGCCTGTCGGTGCGGGCCAGGCTGGACCTGGCGCGCTTTCTCGTGTGGACCGGCCGTCGCCACCGGGAGTTCGACGCCGACCGGCCGGAGCACACGCCGCTGGGGGAGCGCACGGTGGCCGAGTACCTCCGGTCCCGCCATCCCGATCTGCACGACTACCTCTTCCAGCCGGTGGCCGGTGGCTTCTTCGGCTGGGACACCGCGCGCTCGGCGGCGGCGCCGTTCGCCTGCCTGATGCGCGAGGTCGGGAACGCGTCCGGCTGGCTGACCTACGCCGACGGGATGGACACCCTGGCCAGGCGGCTGGCCGAACGGCTGGACGTGCGCACCGGCAGCGAGGTGCACCAGGTCGTCGCCGGCCCGGACTCGGCGAGGCTGGTGCTCGACGAAGGCACGGTCACCGCGCGTTCGGTGCTGCTCTGCGTGCCGGCCCCGGTGGCGGCGCGGATCTACGTCAACCCGCCCGCCGCCGAGGCGGAGTTCCTGGCCGCCTGCACCTTCACCCCGATGCTCAAGGTCAGCTGCCTGCTCGACCGCCCGCTCGCCCCGGAGTCGAGCCGGCCGATCTACGCCCTGCTGACCCCGTCGGCGGAGGACGAGGTGCTCTCCGGCTTGATCATCGACCACGCCAAGCACCCGGCAAGGGCACCGGCCGGCGCCGGGCTGCTCAGCCTGATGGCCGCACCGGGCGCGATTCCGGGGCTCTTCGGCGCTTCGGACGCCGACGTCATCGGCAGGCTCACCGAGCGGGCCGAGCGGTACGTGCCCGGGCTCGCGATGGCGACCAGGAAGAACTTCGTGCACCGCATCCGGCACGGGCTGCCCGAGGCGACCCCGGCGGCGTTGCGGCTGCGCGCCGGGTTCGCGGCCCGCCCGAACGGCCCGGTGGACTACGCAGGCGACTGGGTGCTGCTGCGGCCGAGCAGCGAGGGCGCGGTGCGCGCGGCGGCACTTGCCGCCTCGCGGGTGCTCAGCCGGAACGTGCCTGTGCGAGCGCGGGAGGCAGTGTGA